The Streptomyces sp. NBC_01276 genome contains the following window.
CCCAGACCCGGACCAAGGGCGCACCGCCCACCCCCGACCCCTACCCCACCCAGCACAAAAACCCCCCGGCCCCCTAACCCCCCAGCAGCCGCCCCCAGCGCCTGCGCTCCGTGGCCAGGCAGGCCGTCGCCAGGGCCGTCACGGCCACCGCCGCCCAGGCCGGCCAGGCCGCCCAGGCGGCCGCGACCGCAGCCACCAGCTGGAGCAGCACCAGCGCCACCGTCACCGCGCCCGGCACCGGGACGATCACCTGGGTCTTGTCGCCGGGCGTGGCGAACAGGGTCGGCAGGCCGATCAGCACGACCACGGAGCCCGCCGCCGCCCAGGCCGACCAGCCGGCCAGGGCCCAGGGGGTGGCCACCCAGGCGCAGAGCTCCGTGGCGAACCGGAACACGGACGCCACGTCGGGCGCCCCGGCACCCCCGGGCCCTCCCCCGGCCCCGGCCCCGGCCCCGGCCCCGGCCACCGCATCCCCCACCGCATCCCCCACGACGTCCACCCCTCCGCTCGCACCGGCCGTTCCGTCGGCCCTCGCACCCGCCGTCGGGTCCACCACCCGACCCCGGCCGCAGCCACCCTAGAACCCGCCTCAAGTGACGAGCGCAACACCTCCGCCACCCCCGGCCCGGGCCCCACTCATTCCGCAGGTCACGGTGGCGGCGCGCCGCCGTTTCAAAGGGTGGACGGGGCCACCACCCCACCCATCGCGCGAAACAGGACATTTCCCTACACCACATTCGGCCGAATTGACCAAGCGGGCGGCCGCGGGGGGCCGTAAGCTCCCGTCATGCAGGTGATCCAGTCAACGAAACTCGCCAATGTCTGCTACGAGATCCGCGGCCCCGTCCTCGAAGAGGCGATGCGGCTCGAAGCTGCAGGTCATCGCATCCTCAAGCTCAACACCGGCAACCCCGCGGCCTTCGGCTTCGAGTGCCCGCCGGAGATCCTTGAGGACATGCTCCGCAACCTGGGCAACGCCCACGGCTACGGGGACGCGAAGGGGCTGCTGTCGGCGCGCCGCGCGGTCATGCAGCACTACCAGACCAAGGGCATCGACCTGGACGTCGAGGACATCTACCTCGGCAACGGCGTCTCCGAGCTGATCCAGATGTCGATGCAGGCGCTGCTCGACGACGGCGACGAGGTCCTCGTCCCCGCGCCGGACTACCCGCTGTGGACCGCCTCCGTCTCGCTGGCCGGCGGCACCGCCGTGCACTACCGGTGCGACGAGCAGTCCGACTGGATGCCCGACCTCGCCGACATCGAGCGCAAGATCACCGACCGCACCCGCGCCATCGTGATCATCAACCCGAACAACCCGACCGGCGCCGTCTACGACGACGAGATGCTCCGCGGGCTGACGGACATCGCGCGCCGCCACAACCTGGTCGTCTGCTCCGACGAGATCTACGACCGGATCCTCTACGACGGCACCACCCACACCAACACCGCCGCGATCGCCCCCGACCTGCTGACGCTGACCTTCAACGGACTGTCGAAGAACTACCGCGTCGCGGGCTACCGGGCCGGCTGGATGGCCGTCTGCGGCCCGAAGAAGCACGCCGCCTCGTACATCGAGGGCCTGACGATCCTCGCCAACATGCGCCTGTGCGCGAACATGCCCTCCCAGCACGCCGTCGCCACCGCCCTCGGCGGCCGGCAGTCGATCAACGACCTGGTCCTGCCGGGCGGACGGATCCTGGAACAGCGCAACGTCGCGTACGACCTGCTCACCCAGATCCCGGGCGTCACCTGCGTGAAGCCGAAGGGCGCGCTCTACGCCTTCCCGCGGCTCGACCCGTCCGTCTACAAGATCAAGGACGACCGGCAGATGGTCCTCGACCTGCTGCGGGCCGAAAAGATCATGGTCGTGCACGGTACGGGCTTCAACTGGCCCGAGCCCGACCACTTCCGCATCGTGACGCTGCCCAACGCGAAGGACCTCGCGGACGCGGTCACCCGGATCGGCAACTTCCTGGACGGATACAGCCAGCCGTAGAACAGCCGGCCACAGAGCAGCCGGCCACGGTGAAGCCGGGGGCGCCCCCGGAAGGCGCTCCAGCTACACTCCACCAGGATTCAACTCAACTTTAGACCGGTTCCAATGTAGGATGGTCTCCTGACCCAGCAGGAGGCCTCCTCATGTACGAGCCGATCCGCACCAAGCCGGTCGTCCACCATCGCGAGGGCGGCCACCACGGCGCATCCGACTACCCGCGCCGCAGTCGTGGCGAGGAGCTGGACATCCAGCTCGCCGGACACCTGTCGGCCCTGCTCACCCTGACCGACGAGCTCGCGCTCGACGAGGCCGCCGAGCAGATCGCCGCCCAGGTGACCCGTCTGCGCGGGGCCCGCCCGGCCCGCGCCGCGGGGGCCTCCGACGAGGACCCGGCGGTGCTGCACCGGCGCGCCCACGACCTCGCCGCCCGCGCCCTGCTCGTCGCCGCGTCCCGCGCCGACACCGCCGCCGCGATCCTCGCCGCCGAGCGCATGGACGCGCACGCCGCCGCCCTCGACTCCGTC
Protein-coding sequences here:
- a CDS encoding pyridoxal phosphate-dependent aminotransferase, whose product is MQVIQSTKLANVCYEIRGPVLEEAMRLEAAGHRILKLNTGNPAAFGFECPPEILEDMLRNLGNAHGYGDAKGLLSARRAVMQHYQTKGIDLDVEDIYLGNGVSELIQMSMQALLDDGDEVLVPAPDYPLWTASVSLAGGTAVHYRCDEQSDWMPDLADIERKITDRTRAIVIINPNNPTGAVYDDEMLRGLTDIARRHNLVVCSDEIYDRILYDGTTHTNTAAIAPDLLTLTFNGLSKNYRVAGYRAGWMAVCGPKKHAASYIEGLTILANMRLCANMPSQHAVATALGGRQSINDLVLPGGRILEQRNVAYDLLTQIPGVTCVKPKGALYAFPRLDPSVYKIKDDRQMVLDLLRAEKIMVVHGTGFNWPEPDHFRIVTLPNAKDLADAVTRIGNFLDGYSQP